A genome region from Pyrenophora tritici-repentis strain M4 chromosome 9, whole genome shotgun sequence includes the following:
- a CDS encoding oxysterol binding protein, translating into MAEKEGSAVPPQAKSSWTSFLKSIASFNGDLSTMTAPAFILSTKSLTEFSSYWTEHPSVFVAPAAEKDPAKRAVLVLKWFLSTLKQQYASRSEKLGSEKKPLNPFLGELFLGKWEDEAGTTHLVSEQVSHHPPVTAYSIWNDKHGVRLEGYNAQKASFKTTINVKQIGHAMLHLDAYNESYLITLPALHIEGLITGSPYVELNGCTYIQSSTGYTARIDYSGKGWVSGKKNSFTAVLYPEGKEKETIYKLDGQWSDAFQIRDAKTKAVVDTFDHKSTKTTPLTVAPIEEQDDFETRRAWKKVSDAINSGNMDLTSSEKTIIETRQREMRQEEKDEGREWERKFFSRAKEYPQFEQLATKIGESINDGQTNGVWTFDKQKATTAKSPYHPTVVPPIYERK; encoded by the exons ATGGCTGAGAAAGAGGGTTCCGCTGTGCCACCGCAGGCAAAAAGCTCCTGGACGAGCTTTCTCAAG TCCATCGCATCCTTCAATGGCGACCTCTCTACTATGACGGCGCCTGCTTTTATCCTCTCGACCAAGTCCCTCACCGAATTCTCGTCTTACTGGACCGAACACCCTTCCGTCTTTGTCGCACCAGCCGCCGAGAAGGACCCTGCCAAGCGCGCTGTGCTGGTGTTGAAGTGGTTTCTGAGCACATTGAAGCAGCAATACGCTAGTCGGTCGGAAAAGCTGGGGAGCGAGAAGAAGCCTCTCAACCCATTTTTGGGCGAGCTGTTCCTCGGGAAATGGGAGGATGAGGCAGGCACAACGCACCTTGTGAGTGAGCAAGTTAG TCACCACCCACCAGTCACCGCCTACTCCATCTGGAACGACAAGCATGGCGTCCGGCTCGAGGGCTACAATGCGCAAAAGGCGTCATTCAAGACCACCATCAATGTCAAG CAAATCGGCCATGCCATGCTTCACCTTGACGCGTACAATGAGAGCTATCTCATCACCCTTCCTGCCCTACACATCGAAGGCCTTATCACAGGCTCGCCATATGTTGAGCTTAACGGCTGCACCTACATCCAGTCTTCTACCGGATACACTGCGCGCATCGACTATAGCGGCAAGGGCTGGGTCTCGGGAAAGAAGAACTCTTTCACCGCCGTACTTTACCCCGAGGGCAAGGAGAAGGAAACCATCTACAAACTAGACGGTCAATGGTCCGATGCTTTCCAGATCAGGGACGCCAAGACAAAGGCCGTCGTGGACACGTTCGATCACAAGTCCACCAAGACGACTCCACTCACTGTCGCCCCAATTGAGGAGCAAGACGACTTCGAGACGAGGCGTGCCTGGAAGAAGGTGTCTGACGCCATCAACAGTGGCAACATGGATCTGACCTCGTCCGAGAAGACAATCATTGAGACCCGCCAACGGGAGATGAGACAAGAGGAAAAAGACGAGGGTCGCGAGTGGGAACGCAAGTTCTTCTCTCGCGCCAAAGAATACCCACAGTTTGAGCAGTTGGCGACTAAGATTGGCGAGAGCATCAACGACGGCCAAACGAACGGTGTGTGGACTTTCGACAAACAGAAGGCGACCACTGCCAAGTCGCCTTACCACCCGACTGTTGTTCCCCCAATCTACGAACGCAAGTGA
- a CDS encoding CHCH domain-containing protein, translating to MSNDDKARAAAAQLVIDDEPDDWDKRIYSTGCAGTLADAKPEPSSNLLRSDENAKLTDCYYEKKDWRACKQEMEIFRQCWQRHGNDKRTASKDA from the exons ATGTCAAACGATGACAAGGCACGCGCGGCAGCTGCACAGCTGGTGATTGATGATGAACCTGATGACTG GGACAAGCGCATCTACAGCACGGGCTGTGCGGGTACGTTGGCAGATGCGAAACCCGAGCCAAGCTCCAACTTACTCCGATCAGATGAGAATGCGAAATTGACGGACTGTTACTACGAAAAAAAGGATTGGCGAGCCTGCAAGCAAGAG ATGGAGATTTTCCGCCAATGTTGGCAGCGACATGGCAACGACAAGCGGACAGCTTCAAAAGACGCTTGA
- a CDS encoding biotin-acetyl-CoA-carboxylaseligase, which translates to MATKKLNVLVYSGNGSTTESVRHCLYTLRRLLSPSYAVIPVTGDIIINQPWFSTCALLVFPGGADLGYCRTLNGEGNRRISRYVNNGGSYLGFCAGGYYGSAKCEFELDDPKMAVEGDRELAFFPGICRGLAFDGFKYASEAGARAADIKIHKSAFDNVNDGIAETFKSYYNGGGVFVDAKKLENRGVQILASYTEDLHVDPGDSKAAVVYRKVGEGYAVVTGPHPEIAPQNLSKIPSLPSYETVIEAITATDATRLAFMRLILEKLGLQVNEQEQAVPSLSRLHLTAHNLADVTEIVAKWTEILTVIDGDEYIKGENDVFRIEKEGTVWGMKELKRAVSAMSERLPTLSAVTHESKEQGEAVDESSGKKKLKTKEEEIQECIEYTAINNSDQILDYDKVVKSIVPHEKQLPSSSEIPFHHEAFYSNLHFYHNKLRNPNASFGKHLMYAEVVTSTNTLLEKNPSLLRTLPNGFTITATTQIAGRGRGSNVWVAPPGALMFSTVLRHSFALSQSAPVIFIQYLSALAIIRGIKTYAPGYQDIPVKLKWPNDIYAQLPGSSNNPLVKIGGILVNSSYSGSTYDIIAGIGINLSNPAPTTSLNLLASSQVPPLKPFTNEKLLASILTQFESLYTEFCSTGFNRDMEAEYYDYWIHMDQQVTLESEGGVKAKIKGITRDWGLLLAEELGYEDRPTGRIVALQSDSNSFDFFRGLVRRKI; encoded by the exons ATGGCGACTAAGAAGTTGAATGTCTTGGTCTATTCAG GAAATGGCAGTACCACGGAATCTGTCCGCCACTGCCTGTATACCTTGAGGCGGCTTCTGTCCCCCTCCTATGCCGTCATCCCTGTCACTGGCGACATCATCATCAACCAGCCCTGGTTTAGTACTTGCGCCCTGCTTGTGTTCCCTGGAGGGGCTGATCTAGGCTACTGCCGCACTCTCAATGGGGAGGGTAACCGTCGTATCAGTCGCTATGTTAACAATGGTGGCTCTTATCTCGGCTTCTGCGCAGGTGGCTACTACGGCAGTGCAAAATGCGAGTTCGAACTTGATGATCCCAAGATGGCTGTTGAAGGCGATCGCGAGCTGGCCTTCTTCCCGGGTATCTGCCGAGGGCTGGCTTTTGATGGCTTCAAATATGCTAGTGAAGCTGGTGCAAGGGCTGCAGATATCAAGATCCACAAGAGCGCCTTCGATAATGTGAATGATGGAATTGCGGAGACATTCAAGAGTTATTACAACGGAGGTGGCGTCTTTGTTGATGCCAAGAAGCTGGAGAATAGAGGTGTGCAGATTCTGGCCAGCTACACGGAAGATTTGCATGTCGACCCAGGCGACAGCAAGGCTGCAGTAGTGTATCGGAAAGTTGGTGAAGGCTACGCTGTGGTTACTGGTCCGCATCCAGA AATCGCCCCACAGAATCTGAGCAAAATCCCGAGCCTGCCATCATACGAAACAGTCATCGAAGCTATTACCGCTACCGACGCTACCCGACTGGCTTTTATGCGCTTGATCCTTGAGAAACTTGGCTTGCAAGTCAATGAGCAGGAACAAGCGGTACCGTCCCTTTCCCGTCTACATCTCACAGCTCACAATCTTGCAGACGTCACCGAGATCGTCGCGAAATGGACTGAAATCCTCACTGTGATTGATGGTGACGAGTACATCAAGGGAGAAAATGATGTCTTCCGCATTGAGAAAGAGGGTACAGTGTGGGGTATGAAGGAACTGAAGAGAGCGGTCAGTGCCATGTCAGAAAGACTGCCTACGCTTTCAGCAGTAACACATGAAAGCAAAGAGCAAGGCGAAGCAGTAGATGAGAGCAGTGGTAAGAAGAAGCTCAAGACGAAAGAGGAGGAAATACAAGAGTGTATCGAATACACTGCAATCAACAATTCCGATCAGATCCTGGACTACGACAAGGTTGTAAAATCTATTGTACCGCATGAGAAACAGCTTCCATCGTCAAGCGAGATACCGTTCCACCACGAGGCCTTCTACTCCAACCTTCATTTCTACCATAACAAGCTCCGTAACCCGAACGCGTCGTTTGGCAAACACTTGATGTATGCCGAGGTAGTCACGTCCACCAACACCCTACTAGAGAAGAACCCGTCATTGCTTCGCACACTACCCAACGGCTTCACCATAACCGCAACTACGCAAATCGCTGGCCGGGGTCGAGGAAGCAACGTCTGGGTCGCACCTCCAGGTGCTCTCATGTTCTCCACAGTCCTCCGGCACTCGTTCGCCCTAAGCCAAAGCGCCCCTGTCATTTTCATCCAGTATCTCTCTGCCCTGGCCATCATTCGAGGTATCAAAACCTACGCCCCAGGTTACCAGGACATCCCCGTAAAACTGAAGTGGCCAAACGACATCTATGCCCAACTGCCAGGCTCCTCCAACAATCCTCTCGTGAAAATCGGTGGTATCCTCGTAAACAGCAGTTACTCTGGCTCCACCTACGACATCATAGCCGGTATCGGCATCAATCTCTCCAACCCTGCACCCACCACATCCCTCAACCTCCTCGCCTCCTCACAAGTTCCGCCGCTGAAGCCATTCACTAATGAAAAGCTCCTCGCATCCATTCTCACGCAGTTTGAATCGCTGTACACGGAATTCTGCTCCACAGGCTTCAACCGGGACATGGAAGCCGAGTACTACGATTATTGGATCCACATGGACCAACAAGTGACGCTGGAGAGCGAGGGCGGCGTCAAGGCGAAAATCAAGGGTATCACGCGTGACTGGGGGCTACTTTTAGCCGAGGAACTAGGGTACGAGGACCGTCCCACAGGCAGGATAGTCGCCTTGCAAAGTGACAGCAACAGTTTTGATTTCTTCAGAGGCCTAGTTCGGAGAAAGATATAG
- a CDS encoding Glycos-transf-2 multi-domain protein, with amino-acid sequence MPSRTICGLLSILGALATCGSVYAWNGLRNPWASFATPIQILFALVFLLTTVDHIWTILWWIAYTPVPPTDRQLLPNITVVIPVYNESHFVRYALHSILQSSYPKHRLEVVVVDDGSSDDSWDHISDTATVYVDAGIRYRTVKHDTNMGKRSAIISGFSIANGDFIVSLDSDSVLERSSLSNLVAPMVLDARIGGVAGHLSALNVDGKLIPRLLDILFESSGNTPRAAQSRACGAVTILPGALSAYRTVAIRPLFAGLRETTFLGSSINHGEDVELTLGLLRSGWTTVYQSNAVVHTIAPESARRAFLMYTRWERSSYVYLCLGFFQVAVRAIVKQLTSHFRNNIKGDEITKELGVDEKEEVVYTPMSLLNVAKSVLGSLFLLVNMTSTAVGNLLFPFLVYSQASTISLRPQVMLLGCISTLLLAGFRTLLFYADCGDKRDDTRDDDSTREEFVKIDYWGKEMDELKIYGRKERLLWRLQYGGLAMFFHSSFITWTSLAALLTLKSQQWLTR; translated from the coding sequence ATGCCTAGTCGAACCATTTGCGGACTCTTGAGCATTCTTGGCGCGTTGGCCACGTGCGGTTCCGTGTATGCATGGAACGGCCTTCGCAATCCGTGGGCTAGTTTTGCGACCCCAATACAGATTCTTTTCGCTCTCGTCTTTCTTCTAACCACAGTCGACCATATTTGGACCATCCTATGGTGGATTGCGTACACACCCGTTCCACCCACAGACAGGCAGCTATTGCCCAACATTACTGTTGTAATCCCAGTATACAACGAATCACACTTTGTTCGCTACGCTCTACATTCCATCTTACAGTCGTCTTATCCAAAACATCGACTTGAAGTCGTTGTTGTGGACGATGGCTCTTCAGACGACTCGTGGGACCACATTTCCGACACTGCGACAGTGTACGTCGACGCTGGAATCCGTTATCGTACCGTCAAACACGACACTAACATGGGAAAGCGATCTGCAATCATATCCGGCTTTTCAATTGCGAACGGCGATTTCATCGTCTCTCTGGATTCAGACAGTGTACTAGAGCGCAGCTCTCTGTCGAACTTGGTGGCCCCCATGGTGCTTGATGCACGCATCGGAGGTGTGGCAGGCCATCTCAGTGCTCTCAACGTGGATGGTAAACTCATCCCGCGTCTCCTCGACATACTCTTCGAGTCGAGCGGCAACACTCCTCGAGCAGCACAGTCGCGCGCATGCGGTGCTGTCACCATTCTCCCCGGCGCACTCTCAGCATATCGAACTGTCGCGATCCGACCTTTGTTCGCCGGCCTCCGCGAAACTACTTTCCTGGGTTCATCAATCAATCACGGCGAGGACGTCGAACTGACACTAGGGCTGCTGCGTAGCGGTTGGACAACGGTTTATCAAAGCAATGCTGTTGTGCATACCATCGCCCCAGAGAGCGCTCGTCGGGCTTTTCTCATGTACACGCGCTGGGAACGAAGCTCCTACGTTTATCTGTGCTTGGGCTTCTTCCAAGTTGCTGTGAGAGCCATTGTCAAACAGCTAACATCGCATTTTCGGAACAACATCAAGGGTGACGAAATAACAAAAGAGCTGGGTGTCGATGAGAAAGAGGAGGTAGTGTATACTCCGATGAGTCTCCTCAACGTTGCCAAGTCGGTTCTGGGCAGCTTGTTTTTGCTTGTCAACATGACTTCCACAGCCGTCGGCAACTTACTCTTCCCCTTCCTTGTCTACTCCCAAGCCTCAACGATCAGCTTGCGGCCTCAAGTTATGCTTCTCGGGTGTATAAGTACACTGCTGCTAGCAGGGTTCCGTACTCTTCTCTTCTATGCGGATTGTGGTGACAAGAGAGACGATACGCGAGACGATGATTCAACTCGAGAAGAGTTTGTCAAGATAGACTATTGGGGGAAAGAAATGGATGAGCTGAAGATCTATGGCCGCAAGGAACGGTTGCTTTGGCGGTTGCAGTATGGGGGGCTTGCTATGTTTTTCCATTCAAGCTTCATTACATGGACGTCGTTAGCAGCATTATTGACTTTGAAGAGCCAGCAATGGCTTACAAGATAG
- a CDS encoding Dioxygenase related to 2-nitropropane dioxygenase produces MNTVRTAISSGSGRVKLTNVFPWITSPFIVGAPMRVMSGPHLALAVSKAGGLGFIGPGAKPEDTGTDLKTVRELLNSAKETSFPGWSQSGERLPVGVGFQLWNGDLDSASKAVKEHQPCAAWLFAPRHGQKELDKWTARLREVSPSIHIWIQIGTLKESVEAAESAHRPNVLVIQGAEAGGHGRATDGMGIMALFPEVADQVCDSGMLLIAAGGIADGRGIAAALALGANGVAMGTRFLASTEARISKGYQKEVVRATDGAQSTTKTMLYNHLRGTMGWPEQYSPRGIVNKSWQDHQAGVPFEELKKLHDEAAKSGDDGWGPDGRLATYAGAAIGLVHSVEDAGVLVKRLQDETVAIIKSLHSNM; encoded by the coding sequence ATGAATACAGTTCGCACAGCAATAAGCTCCGGCAGCGGCCGTGTGAAACTCACAAATGTCTTCCCTTGGATTACCTCGCCTTTCATTGTCGGAGCGCCAATGCGCGTCATGTCTGGGCCTCATCTGGCGTTGGCCGTATCAAAAGCTGGCGGGCTGGGTTTTATCGGCCCTGGTGCGAAGCCAGAAGATACCGGTACAGACCTCAAGACAGTTCGAGAGCTGCTGAACTCCGCGAAAGAAACCTCATTTCCAGGATGGTCTCAATCTGGGGAGAGGTTGCCCGTGGGCGTCGGGTTCCAGCTTTGGAACGGAGACCTTGATTCAGCGTCCAAGGCTGTAAAGGAGCATCAACCTTGTGCTGCATGGTTGTTTGCACCTCGTCATGGACAAAAGGAGCTTGACAAATGGACGGCGAGGCTGAGGGAGGTGTCTCCTAGTATTCACATTTGGATACAGATAGGAACTTTGAAAGAGAGTGTTGAAGCTGCGGAAAGCGCTCATCGACCAAATGTGCTAGTCATACAAGGTGCAGAAGCAGGGGGTCATGGGAGGGCAACCGACGGCATGGGCATCATGGCCCTCTTTCCCGAGGTGGCAGATCAAGTCTGCGACTCTGGTATGCTCTTGATTGCTGCTGGAGGTATTGCCGACGGTCGCGGCATAGCTGCTGCTCTTGCCCTCGGAGCGAATGGCGTAGCTATGGGCACTCGGTTTCTCGCCTCCACCGAGGCCCGCATCAGCAAGGGATACCAGAAGGAAGTCGTGCGCGCCACCGATGGTGCTCAATCTACAACCAAAACGATGCTGTACAATCACCTTCGAGGGACGATGGGCTGGCCTGAGCAGTACAGCCCTCGTGGAATTGTCAATAAGAGCTGGCAAGATCACCAAGCTGGTGTTCCGTTTGAGGAGCTGAAGAAACTCCACGACGAAGCTGCGAAGTCTGGGGATGACGGTTGGGGCCCGGATGGGAGATTGGCTACATACGCAGGGGCTGCGATTGGACTTGTGCACAGTGTTGAAGATGCCGGTGTTCTGGTGAAACGCTTACAAGATGAGACGGTAGCAATCATCAAAAGTCTGCACAGCAATATGTAA
- a CDS encoding NarK, Nitrate-nitrite transporter has translation MDPIANPTAVQIHGVQSVSDSRMQTEPEEIWSDLRHTMSRLTGRSKAGSDIRKSTHQEMEVPSQGRTRSHRTKKIDELGEEESGIPIVDAEDDFPEGGLRAWLVVASAWLMLFPSFGFMVSIGTLQDYWGQNQLKDMSARDIGWIPSVFVYLSLALGIWVGPLFDRYGPRWIALIGSVAFLLMIFLLAECNNFWQMILCCGILGGFSGAMLTTTSLAVVAHWFKERRGLAQGIAMMGSSAAGLTIPLVLRTTLPKYGYTWSLRILGFTFLFCFIIANILMKARIPPSAAAKNKAIISFSIYGDLRLSLLTLTVFGFEIVLFGGLGILPTYATLSTDFPPDTGFYLISVLNGVSCLGRLLPGYAADKIGRFNTLLVMIIFTLLWMLVLWLPLGTKSLPALYAFAALFGFGTGSWMALTPACVGQLCRAEEFGRYYGSMYFIASLATLVCIPISGELVETVGPQPMVAFFCAILGLSLISFMFSRWACVGRRWTLKVKV, from the coding sequence ATGGACCCAATTGCCAATCCTACAGCTGTTCAGATACACGGCGTACAGAGTGTGAGCGACAGCAGAATGCAGACAGAACCAGAGGAAATTTGGAGTGATCTGAGACACACAATGTCAAGACTTACTGGACGGTCGAAGGCCGGCAGCGACATAAGGAAGTCTACACATCAAGAGATGGAAGTTCCCTCACAGGGACGGACTCGGTCGCATCGAACGAAGAAGATTGATGAGTTGGGTGAAGAAGAGTCGGGGATACCAATTGTGGATGCTGAGGATGACTTTCCAGAGGGCGGTCTGCGTGCTTGGCTTGTTGTCGCATCGGCGTGGTTGATGCTGTTCCCTTCATTCGGATTTATGGTTTCTATTGGGACGTTACAGGATTACTGGGGTCAGAATCAGCTCAAGGATATGTCGGCAAGAGATATTGGCTGGATACCGTCGGTCTTTGTGTATCTTTCACTCGCGCTGGGAATCTGGGTGGGACCGCTGTTCGATCGATACGGACCGAGATGGATTGCACTGATTGGAAGTGTAGCCTTCCTGCTCATGATCTTCTTGCTTGCTGAGTGCAACAACTTCTGGCAGATGATTCTTTGCTGCGGCATATTGGGAGGTTTCTCTGGTGCAATGCTGACCACGACGAGTCTGGCAGTGGTTGCGCATTGGTTCAAGGAACGTCGTGGTCTTGCGCAAGGTATCGCCATGATGGGTAGCTCCGCTGCCGGTTTGACCATTCCTCTGGTGTTACGAACAACCCTCCCAAAGTACGGGTATACTTGGTCACTCCGCATCCTGGGCTTTACCTTCCTGTTCTGCTTCATCATCGCCAATATACTGATGAAAGCTCGTATCCCGCCATCAGCCGCAGCGAAGAACAAAGCCATCATCTCGTTTTCCATATACGGTGATTTGAGACTGAGTCTTTTAACTCTCACCGTGTTTGGTTTCGAGATCGTCTTGTTTGGAGGCTTGGGAATCTTGCCCACGTACGCAACGTTGAGCACCGACTTTCCACCAGATACAGGCTTCTACCTTATCTCAGTACTTAACGGAGTCTCTTGCCTTGGACGCCTGCTCCCAGGATATGCTGCAGATAAGATTGGACGATTCAATACGCTTTTAGTTATGATCATCTTCACTCTTCTCTGGATGCTGGTACTCTGGTTGCCTCTTGGTACAAAATCGCTACCGGCACTCTACGCTTTTGCGGCACTCTTCGGATTCGGTACAGGCTCCTGGATGGCTCTAACGCCTGCATGTGTAGGGCAGTTGTGCAGGGCGGAAGAGTTTGGCAGGTACTACGGAAGCATGTACTTTATCGCTTCTCTCGCGACACTGGTTTGCATTCCCATCAGTGGAGAACTCGTAGAGACGGTTGGACCACAGCCGATGGTGGCTTTCTTCTGTGCGATTCTTGGGTTGAGTCTGATTAGCTTTATGTTTAGTAGGTGGGCATGTGTGGGAAGGCGCTGGACGTTGAAGGTAAAAGTGTAG
- a CDS encoding membrane protein, hemolysin III protein has protein sequence MDTAKEAASTAATKGKELEQKVGEKLILLWHEISPWQQDNHYIRSGYRAQSNSYAKSWKSLGYLHNETVNIYTHLIGALLAAISGVVLYQTLEPRYETATREDIYAFGCYFSGAIACLGMSGTYHTIQNHSHEVAVWGNKLDYLGIVFLIWGSFVPVLYYGFGEQPELRKTYWTMITTLAAGTSIVSTHPKFRTPALRPFRALMFVLMGLSAVFPVVHGIRLYGVEHMRESIGLDWVVLQGVLYIAGAAIYAARVPEKWSPGKYDIWGSSHQIFHVLVVLAAASHLMGLVKAFDFAHSQKMGGMKNVLEGAIGS, from the coding sequence GGTCGGGGAAAAGTTGATATTGCTATGGCATGAAATCTCGCCATGGCAGCAAGACAATCACTACATCCGATCCGGTTACCGCGCTCAATCAAATTCCTACGCCAAATCATGGAAAAGCCTTGGTTATCTGCACAACGAAACTGTCAATATCTACACTCATCTTATCGGAGCCCTTCTAGCCGCCATCTCCGGTGTAGTTCTCTATCAAACTCTTGAGCCTCGTTACGAAACGGCCACTCGCGAAGACATCTACGCGTTTGGCTGTTACTTCTCTGGAGCAATTGCTTGCCTGGGCATGAGCGGAACCTATCACACCATACAGAATCATTCACACGAAGTCGCCGTATGGGGCAACAAGCTGGATTATCTGGGCATCGTCTTCTTGATCTGGGGAAGCTTCGTACCGGTCCTATACTATGGTTTCGGAGAGCAGCCAGAGCTGAGGAAGACTTATTGGACAATGATCACGACTCTGGCAGCCGGCACATCCATTGTATCGACGCATCCCAAGTTCCGCACACCCGCTCTGAGGCCGTTTCGAGCATTGATGTTCGTGCTCATGGGTCTCTCGGCTGTGTTTCCTGTAGTTCATGGCATTCGCTTATATGGAGTCGAGCATATGCGGGAGAGTATTGGGCTGGATTGGGTCGTTTTGCAGGGGGTCCTGTATATCGCTGGTGCCGCCATCTACGCTGCTAGAGTACCTGAGAAGTGGAGTCCAGGGAAGTACGATATTTGGGGCTCAAGTCACCAGATCTTCCATGTTCTGGTCGTACTAGCAGCAGCAAGTCACCTCATGGGCTTGGTGAAGGCATTCGACTTTGCGCACAGCCAAAAGATGGGTGGCATGAAGAATGTTCTAGAAGGCGCGATCGGATCGTAG